Genomic DNA from Candidatus Koribacter versatilis Ellin345:
AGCCCAGCAATTACCGCCGACGGAGAAGTGGACAGCGACGGTCGCCGAGAGGTATGCGATCTACCCGGACGTTGTGTATGGCACGGCAAATAACTACGCGCTGAAACTCGATGTTTGGCAGAGGAAAGATGCTAAGACTCCGGCGCCAACGTTGATCTATTACCACGGTGGCGGATGGATCTTTGGCGACCGAACGGGAGCGACACTCTACTTTCTCCCGTACCTCCAGATGGGCTGGAACGTAATCAATGTCGAATACCGCATGGCGAGCCAGTCACCGGCGCCCGCCGCGGTGGAAGATTGTCGTTGTGCGCTGCGGTGGGTTTATCGCAATGCGAAGCAGTACAACATCGACACGAAGAAAATAGTCGTTACCGGTCACTCCGCCGGTGGCCACCTATCCCTCATCGTCGGAATGCTCCCCGACGGCACGGGCTTGGATAACAACTGCATTGGCGATGAGAAATACGGTGATGCGAAACTGGGCGTTGCAGCGATTGTTAATTGGTATGGACCCTCTGATGTTGGCGAACTCTTGCAAGGGCCGGAACTGAAGAATTACGCGATCATGTGGATGGGAAGCCAAGTGGACGTGC
This window encodes:
- a CDS encoding alpha/beta hydrolase, whose amino-acid sequence is MQRMHRAVAVFLCCLSLAACAAAQQLPPTEKWTATVAERYAIYPDVVYGTANNYALKLDVWQRKDAKTPAPTLIYYHGGGWIFGDRTGATLYFLPYLQMGWNVINVEYRMASQSPAPAAVEDCRCALRWVYRNAKQYNIDTKKIVVTGHSAGGHLSLIVGMLPDGTGLDNNCIGDEKYGDAKLGVAAIVNWYGPSDVGELLQGPELKNYAIMWMGSQVDVQTVAKRVSPLTYVRPGLPPVFTVHGDADDVVPYEQSVRLHKALSAAGVPNELVTIKGGGHGQFNDAQLEDAYTKLYAFLREHGLMQ